In one window of Henckelia pumila isolate YLH828 chromosome 1, ASM3356847v2, whole genome shotgun sequence DNA:
- the LOC140875865 gene encoding P-loop NTPase domain-containing protein LPA1 homolog 1-like, with product MTAEGVAKLLMYVVVVDDDVATAEDKGASSFRYTRSVLQSTLQLMGCKARHAFKISRRVFEILRRDSVVDKLALARVTDFHDQRETEICCHDEYWTLDKADMEVQLDRSLSKPFELYKRRTTVVATRNFFLDLVCQTLSEYKYVGPYQRADLFLACRIRERKESMTVLLCGTSGCGKSTLSALLGSRLGITTVISTDSIRHMMRSFVDEKQNPLLWASTYHAGEHLDPVAVAEAKRKRKAKKSAGVSATSTTKDEAFRNPTPGKSEGNSNVSDLISSKQMAIEGFKAQSEMVIDSLDRLITSWEDRKESVVVEGVHLSLNFVMGLMKKHPSIIPFMIYISNEDKHLERFAVRAKYMTLDPAKNKYVKYIRNIRRIQEYHCDRADKHLVPKINNTNVDKSVAAIHATVFSCLRRRQAGDQLYDPITNTVAIVDEEYRNQLTANSLSSKGMFQLIQRKGSSRQLMALLNDDGSVAKAWPVGVTDDTGNPKLGNRVGSPMYGPLQIGKAEPVNLQFGHFGISSWPNDTGCTSNASSVDESRGILAENSSRHFSSHSSSPRIPNGPSKEPKEDQSVQGSDEEVDPPEGDSDEDISDGKEHLEEEIEGSVDEESTKSDEEYDDLAMQDFPESLYMSDEDAEFNKSNFLNDAISRDQSNKNDLLNEKYQRNLDLFMQTISEPLSESLLHAFSPRRDARLLPSGNFRLRKRSQSLLCGSMNH from the exons ATGACGGCGGAGGGTGTAGCGAAGCTGCTCATGTACGTCGTGGTGGTGGATGATGACGTGGCAACGGCAGAGGATAAGGGTGCGTCGTCGTTCCGGTACACGCGGTCGGTTCTCCAGAGCACTCTGCAACTCATGGGTTGCAAGGCTCGACATGCCTTTAAG ATTAGCCGAAGGGTGTTTGAAATATTGAGACGTGATAGCGTGGTAGACAAGTTGGCTTTGGCACGTGTTACTGATTTCCATGACCAAAGAGAGACTGAAATATGCTGTCATGATGAGTACTGGACGTTGGACAAAGCAGATATGGAGGTTCAATTAGATAGGAGTCTAAGCAAACCATTTGAATTGTACAAAAGACGCACCACCGTGGTCGCCACAAGAAATTTTTTTCTAGATTTGGTCTGTCAAACTCTTTCTGAGTACAAGTATGTGGGGCCCTATCAGCGGGCCGATTTGTTTTTAGCTTGCAG AATCCGAGAAAGGAAAGAATCCATGACGGTGTTGTTGTGTGGCACTAGTGGCTGCGGAAAATCTACTTTATCTGCCttgcta GGTAGCAGATTGGGTATTACGACAGTTATATCCACCGATTCAATTCGGCATATGATGAGGAGCTTTGTTGATGAGAAGCAGAATCCATTACTATGGGCTTCAACCTACCATGCTGGGGAACATTTGGACCCAGTGGCTGTTGCAGAAGCTAAGCGCAAAAGAAAAGCGAAGAAATCCGCTGGAGTTTCAGCCACATCAACAACTAAGGACGAGGCATTTAGAAATCCCACACCTGGAAAATCAGAAGGGAATTCGAACGTTAGTGATTTGATCAGTTCGAAGCAGATGGCGATTGAAGGATTCAAAGCACAAAGTGAAATGGTAATTGATAGCCTTGACCGTTTAATTACATCGTGGGAAGATCGGAAAGAATCTGTGGTGGTGGAGGGCGTTCATTTGAGTCTCAATTTCGTG ATGGGGCTGATGAAGAAGCATCCATCAATTATACCATTCATGATATATATTTCTAATGAGGATAAGCACTTGGAAAGATTTGCAGTTCGTGCCAAGTACATGACACTGGACCCTGCTAAAAACAAGTATGTaaaatatatacggaatatcAGACGAATTCAAGAATATCATTGCGATAGAGCAGATAAACATTTGGTGCCAAAAATAAACAATACAAATGTTGATAAGAGTGTAGCCGCCATTCATGCAACTGTTTTCAGCTGCTTAAGAAGGCGCCAAGCAGGAGATCAGCTTTATGATCCAATCACAAACACGGTTGCAATTGTTGATGAGGAGTATAGGAATCAGCTTACCGCCAATTCCTTGAGCTCCAAGGGAatgtttcagttgatccaaAGGAAAGGTTCGAGTCGTCAACTGATGGCACTTTTGAATGATGATGGTTCTGTGGCAAAGGCATGGCCTGTCGGAGTAACAGATGATACTGGCAACCCCAAGCTGGGAAACAGAGTAGGATCACCTATGTATGGTCCGTTGCAGATAGGTAAAGCTGAACCAGTCAATTTGCAGTTCGGTCACTTTGGAATTAGCTCTTGGCCCAACGATACCGGATGCACGAGTAATGCCAGCAGCGTGGATGAATCAAGAGGCATCCTAGCTGAAAATAGTAGTAGACACTTTTCATCACACTCTAGCTCTCCTCGGATCCCCAATGGACCTTCTAAGGAG CCCAAGGAAGACCAATCTGTACAAGGCAGTGATGAAGAGGTTGATCCTCCAGAGGGGGACAGTGACGAGGATATTAGTGATGGAAAGGAACATCTCGAAGAAGAG ATCGAAGGATCCGTGGACGAGGAATCCACCAAGTCGGATGAGGAATATGATGATCTGGCTATGCAAGATTTTCCGGAGAGTCTATACATGTCTGATGAAGATGCGGAGTTCAACAAATCGAATTTTTTAAACGATGCAATTTCACGAGACCAATCAAACAAAAACGATCTTCTGAATGAGAAGTATCAACGAAATCTGGACCTCTTCATGCAAACCATAAGCGAACCTTTGTCTGAGTCCCTGTTACATGCATTTTCTCCTCGTAGAGACGCTAGACTTTTGCCTTCAGGTAATTTTCGGCTACGAAAACGGTCTCAGAGCCTGCTTTGTGGAAGCATGAATCATTGA